One region of Methanobacterium formicicum DSM 3637 genomic DNA includes:
- the cobQ gene encoding cobyric acid synthase CobQ, with product MVSSDKTKYIMVQGTASNAGKSVVVAALCRMFSQRGYRVSPFKSQNMSLNSFTTRENREIAMAQVLQAEAAGVEPHHHMNPVLLKPKEDFTSQVIVHGKPAGDMNFYHYQHNFRDQALRAIKESLDALSNDYDIIVMEGAGSPAEINMLDVDLANMQIARLADADVILVADIDKGGVFASIAGTFQLLPPEDRQRIKGIIINKFRGNLDILMPGIRQIEEIVGVPVLGVLPYDPGLKLPEEDSASLSERKYRSSGKITVGVMRLPRISNFTDIDPLEYEPEVGVKLIEIGDEIGNVDALIIPGTRNSISDMVALDEAGLADEIKNLTCEIPVFGICGGYQMLGSKIIDKSLKESNIGSVKGMGILDVKTSFGEVEKIISQSQGTLIGNEIFKNSQGEILQGYELHEGVSQLGKSKPLLKVIQGCGNYPQSGFDGAQEGLTAGTYFHGIFHNFRFRRSFTDYLREANGLEPLGYQKDHFQELKRFSIQRLSDLVEDNLDMNLLQNVLRYQI from the coding sequence ATGGTGTCTTCAGATAAAACAAAATACATAATGGTTCAGGGAACTGCTTCAAATGCAGGGAAAAGTGTGGTGGTGGCAGCACTGTGTAGGATGTTCTCCCAGAGAGGATACCGTGTTAGTCCGTTCAAATCCCAGAACATGTCCCTGAATTCATTCACCACCAGAGAAAACAGAGAAATAGCTATGGCACAGGTGCTACAAGCAGAAGCTGCTGGAGTAGAACCCCATCACCATATGAATCCAGTTTTACTTAAACCCAAGGAGGATTTCACCTCCCAGGTGATTGTTCATGGAAAACCCGCGGGAGACATGAACTTCTACCATTACCAACATAACTTCCGTGACCAAGCACTCCGGGCTATAAAAGAGTCCCTGGATGCGCTCTCAAATGATTACGATATAATCGTTATGGAAGGAGCCGGATCCCCTGCAGAGATAAACATGCTGGATGTGGACCTGGCCAACATGCAGATCGCCCGCCTGGCTGATGCTGACGTGATCTTAGTAGCAGATATTGATAAGGGAGGAGTTTTCGCATCTATTGCCGGGACATTCCAGTTGTTACCCCCTGAAGACCGCCAAAGAATTAAAGGCATTATAATAAACAAGTTCAGAGGTAACCTGGACATTTTAATGCCGGGAATAAGACAGATCGAAGAAATCGTGGGTGTTCCTGTACTGGGAGTTTTACCCTATGATCCAGGGCTTAAACTTCCTGAAGAAGATTCTGCATCATTATCTGAACGTAAATACCGTAGCAGTGGAAAAATCACAGTTGGAGTGATGAGACTGCCCCGTATTTCCAACTTCACTGACATCGACCCCCTGGAATATGAGCCAGAAGTAGGAGTGAAACTCATTGAAATTGGAGATGAAATAGGTAATGTGGATGCTCTGATTATTCCTGGAACACGTAACAGTATAAGCGACATGGTGGCCCTGGATGAAGCGGGTCTTGCCGATGAAATCAAAAACTTGACCTGTGAAATACCTGTCTTTGGTATCTGTGGAGGATACCAGATGTTAGGCTCAAAAATAATAGATAAATCCCTTAAAGAATCCAATATAGGTAGTGTTAAAGGTATGGGAATTCTGGATGTTAAAACCAGCTTTGGAGAAGTTGAAAAAATAATCAGCCAGAGTCAGGGTACTTTAATTGGTAATGAAATATTCAAAAACTCCCAAGGAGAAATTCTACAGGGATATGAACTCCATGAAGGAGTTTCTCAACTTGGAAAATCCAAACCTCTCCTTAAGGTCATACAGGGTTGTGGTAACTATCCTCAATCTGGTTTTGATGGGGCCCAGGAGGGTTTAACTGCCGGGACATATTTCCATGGAATTTTCCACAATTTCCGTTTCCGCAGATCATTCACTGACTATCTGAGGGAAGCCAATGGCCTTGAACCCCTTGGTTACCAGAAGGATCATTTCCAGGAGTTGAAAAGATTCTCAATACAGAGGTTATCCGATCTGGTTGAAGATAATCTGGACATGAACCTACTTCAGAACGTGCTAAGGTACCAAATTTAA
- a CDS encoding TrkA family potassium uptake protein yields the protein MYIVIMGGGRVGLTLANYLVASGNDVALIESNSGLCQNAAVELDALVICGSGTDVKTLEEASIADADVFVAATGHDEANLLSCILVKEYNVPKIIARVSNPDHEDAFKKVGIHHVISPELTAAGYLEKLINRPKIADLIVVGKGNAELLDISIENSRIVGKRVGDLSPTDDYIIAAIHQNGEMYIPRDDWVLEKNEKVSVLVKSRSVKKVTSIFV from the coding sequence ATGTACATAGTTATAATGGGCGGCGGAAGGGTTGGTTTAACCCTTGCTAATTACCTGGTGGCATCTGGAAATGATGTAGCTCTCATTGAGAGTAACAGTGGATTATGCCAAAATGCAGCGGTAGAATTAGATGCTCTGGTGATTTGTGGAAGTGGAACCGATGTAAAAACACTTGAAGAGGCGAGTATCGCTGATGCTGATGTTTTTGTTGCTGCTACCGGCCATGATGAGGCTAATCTGCTCTCCTGTATACTGGTAAAGGAGTACAATGTTCCTAAGATTATTGCCCGGGTAAGTAATCCAGATCATGAAGATGCATTTAAAAAAGTGGGCATTCACCATGTTATTAGCCCGGAACTCACTGCTGCAGGATACCTAGAAAAACTGATTAACCGCCCAAAAATCGCGGATCTGATTGTGGTGGGTAAGGGAAATGCAGAGCTTCTGGACATAAGCATTGAGAATTCCAGAATTGTAGGGAAACGAGTGGGTGATTTGAGCCCTACTGATGATTATATCATTGCAGCCATCCATCAAAATGGTGAGATGTACATCCCTCGAGATGACTGGGTTCTTGAGAAAAATGAAAAAGTATCGGTACTGGTTAAGAGCAGGTCCGTGAAAAAAGTTACTTCTATTTTTGTTTAA
- a CDS encoding universal stress protein: protein MKLYKKILLPTDGSEYSEKAGEHAIWIAEKSISQIIVLNVIDTSYLKSIPQHDLEMSLEEQFKEEGNMAVKKFSEKLEQSQCEGTCKNVQFKSLIKKGKPADEILKVIKEEEIDLVVIGASGKHGLNRLYPGSVTERVVRSATCPVLVIK from the coding sequence ATGAAACTGTATAAAAAAATATTACTACCCACTGATGGCTCGGAATATTCTGAAAAAGCTGGAGAACATGCTATATGGATTGCTGAAAAGAGTATTTCCCAGATAATTGTCTTAAATGTAATTGATACATCTTATCTAAAATCCATACCACAGCACGATCTTGAAATGAGCTTGGAAGAACAATTCAAGGAAGAGGGGAATATGGCAGTTAAAAAATTTTCGGAAAAACTGGAACAAAGTCAATGTGAGGGCACGTGTAAAAATGTTCAGTTCAAGTCACTGATTAAAAAGGGTAAACCTGCTGATGAAATATTAAAAGTTATTAAAGAGGAAGAGATCGATCTGGTGGTAATCGGAGCTTCGGGTAAACACGGATTAAACAGATTATATCCCGGAAGTGTTACAGAAAGAGTTGTGAGATCTGCAACCTGCCCGGTATTAGTGATAAAATAA
- a CDS encoding HPP family protein has translation MKVKEAMNQDVITITSSTRPPEAFQKMYKEGVRRLFVMDEDGEPLGVVSYSDLIGVLGTIKPSAKDVVSLQITDIMSKEVITISADDGIEDAANLMLRADISGLLVLEEDKPVGVITKTDICRMVAAELLIPS, from the coding sequence ATGAAAGTTAAAGAGGCAATGAACCAAGATGTTATAACCATTACTTCCAGTACTCGTCCACCAGAAGCTTTTCAAAAGATGTACAAAGAAGGAGTTCGAAGGCTTTTTGTTATGGATGAGGATGGTGAACCTTTGGGTGTGGTTTCTTATTCGGATCTTATTGGAGTTCTGGGAACCATCAAACCTTCAGCCAAAGATGTAGTTTCACTACAGATTACTGATATAATGTCCAAAGAAGTCATCACCATCTCTGCCGATGATGGAATAGAGGATGCAGCTAACCTGATGTTAAGAGCAGACATATCTGGTTTACTGGTACTTGAAGAAGATAAACCCGTGGGAGTAATTACCAAAACAGATATCTGCAGGATGGTAGCGGCAGAACTTTTAATACCCAGTTAA
- the nikR gene encoding nickel-responsive transcriptional regulator NikR, translating to MRISMSLPKKLLNEFDEVLKDRGYQSRSKGIRDALKDYIVRYQWMKEMEGDRIGIIAVIYDHHYTGVMEDLTDIQHDFREYINAVMHVHMTEKYCLEVVVVKGDVKYIRDLTEKIMRLKGVEHVKLTSTASGQN from the coding sequence ATGAGAATAAGCATGTCATTACCCAAAAAGTTGTTAAATGAATTTGATGAAGTATTAAAAGATAGAGGATACCAATCCAGATCCAAAGGTATCAGAGACGCATTAAAAGATTACATCGTCAGATACCAGTGGATGAAAGAAATGGAAGGTGACCGTATAGGAATCATTGCAGTGATCTACGACCACCACTATACTGGAGTAATGGAAGACCTCACTGACATCCAGCACGACTTCCGAGAATACATCAACGCTGTTATGCACGTGCACATGACTGAAAAATACTGTCTAGAAGTAGTAGTTGTTAAAGGAGACGTTAAATACATCCGTGACCTCACTGAAAAGATTATGAGGCTCAAAGGAGTAGAACACGTTAAACTAACCAGTACCGCCAGTGGACAAAATTAA
- a CDS encoding methyltransferase domain-containing protein — protein MKITSYQQNLLSDTERLTAFYEVIREKSKGVIYDLGTGSGVLGSWAAPLSRRVYAVEKDPVTAKIARKNLSKFKNVSLMVNNAKTISFPEKADVIICEMMDTALIDEDQVPVLNSVRKYLKKDGNIIPCGVFNGVEALDVNIAHPCYHEGKSPQHRLMSELIIYDKINFKEHINPEIDYSITVPINNNGTVSGIKLTTFTLLTPNFICGPTPMLNPPLLVPTNQLNVEKGDEIILKLNYSMGGGLDTLRASIKTFS, from the coding sequence ATGAAAATTACATCCTATCAACAAAACTTGCTATCAGATACCGAGCGGCTGACAGCATTTTACGAAGTAATACGTGAAAAATCTAAAGGTGTAATATACGATTTAGGGACTGGTTCAGGAGTACTTGGCTCCTGGGCAGCTCCATTATCTCGTAGAGTATACGCCGTGGAAAAAGATCCGGTTACAGCCAAGATCGCCCGAAAAAACCTTAGCAAATTTAAAAACGTTTCCTTGATGGTAAACAATGCTAAAACTATTTCTTTTCCTGAAAAAGCAGATGTTATAATCTGTGAAATGATGGATACTGCTCTAATAGACGAAGACCAGGTCCCAGTTCTTAATTCTGTGCGAAAATATCTGAAAAAAGATGGAAATATTATCCCCTGCGGAGTATTTAATGGAGTGGAAGCACTTGATGTGAACATTGCCCACCCCTGTTACCATGAAGGGAAAAGTCCACAACACAGATTAATGAGCGAACTTATCATATACGATAAAATTAATTTTAAAGAACACATAAATCCTGAAATTGACTACAGCATCACTGTTCCCATCAATAATAATGGAACAGTTTCAGGGATTAAACTCACAACTTTCACCCTTTTAACACCTAATTTTATCTGCGGACCAACACCCATGCTTAATCCTCCGCTTTTAGTTCCCACCAACCAGTTAAATGTGGAAAAAGGAGATGAAATCATATTAAAACTAAATTATTCCATGGGAGGTGGGTTAGATACTCTTAGAGCATCAATTAAAACATTTTCTTAA
- the hycI gene encoding hydrogenase maturation peptidase HycI, with the protein MILGIGNDMRGDDGLGSILAQKLSILENENITVFDGKTVPENFTGAIKRENPSHIILLDAVEMNKSPGHIKLVSIEEIANYSISTHAMPLSFLIKYLESTTPAEIMLLGIQPENMNLICEISPKIQESLNYVLKLFKHVLKNF; encoded by the coding sequence GTGATACTGGGAATCGGGAATGATATGAGAGGTGATGATGGTCTGGGATCTATTCTGGCCCAGAAATTATCAATTCTTGAAAACGAAAATATAACTGTATTTGACGGGAAAACTGTGCCAGAAAATTTCACTGGCGCCATAAAAAGAGAAAATCCAAGCCATATCATCCTTTTAGATGCTGTGGAAATGAATAAATCCCCGGGTCACATAAAGTTAGTGTCCATAGAAGAAATCGCAAACTACAGCATATCCACACATGCAATGCCCTTATCCTTCTTAATTAAATATCTAGAATCAACTACACCTGCTGAAATCATGTTACTGGGAATACAACCTGAAAACATGAATTTAATCTGTGAAATTTCCCCTAAAATACAGGAAAGCTTAAATTATGTTTTAAAGTTGTTTAAACATGTGCTAAAAAACTTTTAG
- a CDS encoding ATP-grasp domain-containing protein: MKLLFIGARLFDDVALYTKNKGINTVLTESNPESPNLNLADSHYIVPRGMDHPKEIAIKEDVDGVVPLIGIDGPLFDVALLKEELERDYGLPVVASPPDAVSISGDKVKTKKFLVENNIKTPEYSLISSDHQQDLNEFPQVLKQSQGQGGKDIKIALSRDDVIDYLEHYSSALAEKFLNGIEISVEILRWNGHSVPLVPVYKGRTTLDCIHPLHKIKKAPLNVENTDTHELNHTIQMIAQNIGELMGVEGTSDLDLILTPADNETFVLEINTRPSGTRYLTAASCDIYPLQEMVDMATGSWSADQVVKRKKEYSALEIPVGDYSSDRNNFGFRKFHGENSWIIHGPKKHQRITIRGKDEENALETAGKLNLDLGNKIKE; encoded by the coding sequence ATGAAATTACTGTTTATCGGGGCCCGTCTATTTGATGATGTGGCTCTCTACACTAAAAATAAAGGAATAAACACAGTTCTAACTGAATCAAACCCTGAATCACCTAATCTAAATCTGGCGGATTCCCATTACATTGTTCCACGTGGAATGGATCATCCCAAAGAAATTGCCATTAAAGAAGATGTTGATGGAGTAGTTCCACTTATAGGGATTGATGGTCCTCTTTTTGATGTGGCTTTGCTTAAAGAAGAATTGGAAAGAGATTATGGTTTACCGGTAGTAGCATCACCACCAGATGCTGTTTCAATCTCAGGGGATAAGGTAAAAACCAAAAAATTTCTGGTGGAAAATAATATAAAAACACCAGAATACAGTTTGATCAGCTCTGACCACCAACAGGATTTAAATGAATTTCCTCAGGTTCTTAAACAGTCACAGGGACAGGGTGGTAAAGACATTAAGATCGCATTATCCAGGGATGATGTTATTGATTACCTGGAGCACTACAGCAGTGCCCTGGCAGAAAAATTCTTAAATGGAATTGAAATATCCGTGGAAATTTTAAGATGGAATGGACACTCTGTTCCGTTGGTCCCGGTTTATAAAGGTAGAACAACCCTTGACTGCATCCACCCCCTGCATAAAATAAAAAAAGCACCACTTAATGTGGAAAATACAGACACCCATGAACTTAACCATACCATCCAAATGATTGCCCAAAATATAGGGGAATTAATGGGTGTTGAAGGCACATCAGACCTTGATCTCATATTGACCCCTGCAGATAATGAAACATTTGTACTGGAAATTAACACTAGACCCAGTGGAACCCGTTACCTGACTGCCGCATCCTGTGATATATACCCCTTACAGGAAATGGTGGATATGGCCACGGGTTCATGGAGTGCTGATCAAGTGGTTAAACGGAAAAAAGAGTATTCTGCACTGGAAATTCCAGTGGGAGATTATTCCAGTGATCGTAACAATTTCGGATTCCGGAAATTTCACGGAGAAAATAGCTGGATAATTCACGGCCCCAAAAAACATCAAAGAATAACCATTCGAGGCAAAGATGAGGAAAATGCTCTTGAAACTGCGGGAAAACTTAATTTAGATTTGGGGAATAAAATTAAAGAATAA
- a CDS encoding glycosyltransferase family 4 protein: protein MSNTETLILTLILTFLATIFFTYFVRKILKDADVTDSPIVTEHKHKTGTPTMGGLAMLLGAALAAAVYFNEKNLVLTVLIMLSSGLVGLLDDLLGLKIKEVQKVARNISTNPITIGRLTLKPGEEARVATEKARSDLPDLLDDGKVEITGETPIKTEGKERDKILAQIVIGVFLAATGAVSSAVLGFEAGIFIIPVVIFGIIGSINSVNLIDGMDGLAAGILTIASASCAIFSIITGNPTAAMPFAVLTGVSAGFLVFNHYPASIIMGDTGSFALGAGYITAGFLGDVIYFAVIALAIPIISVIVSLMHRSHIIKLPVEPLHHTLNYKGLSEKKIIVLYWSITLIICVAAILTYQFIL, encoded by the coding sequence TTGAGCAATACAGAAACACTAATTTTAACATTAATTTTAACATTTTTAGCTACAATATTCTTCACTTACTTCGTTCGTAAGATACTCAAAGATGCGGATGTAACTGACAGCCCCATAGTAACAGAACACAAACATAAAACAGGCACCCCTACCATGGGCGGCCTGGCCATGCTCCTGGGAGCAGCACTGGCGGCAGCAGTTTATTTTAATGAAAAAAATCTGGTTCTTACCGTTTTGATCATGTTAAGCTCCGGTTTGGTGGGATTACTGGATGATCTTCTGGGATTGAAGATCAAGGAAGTGCAGAAAGTGGCACGTAACATTTCCACCAATCCCATAACCATAGGCCGTTTAACTCTTAAACCCGGTGAAGAAGCCAGGGTTGCAACAGAAAAGGCCAGAAGTGATCTTCCAGATTTATTAGATGATGGAAAAGTTGAAATCACCGGAGAAACACCGATAAAAACTGAAGGGAAAGAAAGAGATAAAATACTGGCCCAGATTGTTATAGGAGTTTTCCTGGCAGCTACAGGGGCAGTTAGCAGTGCGGTTTTAGGATTTGAAGCAGGAATATTCATCATTCCCGTGGTGATCTTTGGTATTATAGGTTCCATTAACTCAGTGAACCTTATTGATGGAATGGACGGGCTTGCTGCAGGCATATTAACCATTGCCTCTGCTTCCTGTGCTATTTTTTCAATTATAACTGGAAATCCCACCGCTGCAATGCCTTTTGCAGTTTTAACTGGAGTTTCAGCTGGTTTTTTGGTGTTCAACCATTATCCTGCAAGCATAATCATGGGAGATACTGGTTCCTTTGCTCTGGGAGCAGGATACATTACTGCCGGTTTTCTGGGTGATGTTATCTACTTTGCAGTTATTGCCCTGGCCATACCAATCATCTCAGTAATTGTCAGCCTCATGCACCGTTCTCATATTATAAAATTGCCTGTTGAACCTTTACATCACACATTAAATTACAAGGGACTCTCTGAAAAAAAGATAATCGTCCTTTACTGGTCAATTACCCTCATAATTTGTGTGGCAGCTATTTTAACATATCAATTTATACTTTAA
- a CDS encoding Mur ligase family protein — MKQLTTSYLAKKCQGELIGNNQVIIGIFNILKDAGNGDAIIRHWIDETGVQIASDKGASCVITQDARGNAIETAKKLNFPIILTEKIELINAFALRWALDTYAPDTLRIVVSGTNGKSTTTHMIHSILVEAGYTAHTNTDSESEFNTLIDPMVAKQIAEFDGNLDAVVLEVSEVQGWDDRNMDDHAHLMTSAIQPQVVVLTNVALDHISLVNSLEEASKEISGTLKGFKGNYVVLNCDDPLIRNMQSLVSPEKKVIFYGSGSNVEFHEEGIFHKGKLLIPLEDLPFKSPHFIQNTLAAVSTVLALEINPEIIIKAVKSYNPLKRRFTVLGTEPLIIDDFAHNPQGIKATINSAADLTSGNLHVVCAIRGSRGNSLNKLNAQAVADSVKNLNCNLILTSSQDVVDSANWVKTSEKKVFIDVLQKEGINYIHYETLVDALKKALKSSHKRDSILLIGAQGMDPASYVLKSITVE; from the coding sequence ATGAAACAACTTACCACCTCATATCTGGCTAAAAAATGCCAGGGAGAGTTAATTGGCAATAATCAGGTTATAATCGGCATATTTAATATTTTAAAGGATGCAGGAAACGGTGACGCTATCATAAGGCACTGGATTGATGAAACAGGTGTGCAAATAGCCTCTGATAAAGGTGCTTCATGTGTGATAACCCAGGATGCCCGTGGAAACGCAATTGAAACCGCCAAAAAACTTAATTTTCCAATTATTTTAACTGAAAAAATCGAATTAATTAATGCCTTTGCCCTTAGGTGGGCCCTTGATACTTACGCCCCCGATACCCTAAGAATAGTGGTAAGTGGGACTAACGGCAAATCCACCACCACCCACATGATACATTCCATTTTAGTAGAAGCAGGTTACACTGCTCACACCAATACTGACTCAGAATCAGAGTTTAACACCCTGATCGATCCCATGGTAGCTAAACAGATTGCTGAGTTTGATGGAAATCTGGATGCGGTTGTTCTGGAGGTTTCAGAGGTTCAGGGATGGGATGACAGGAACATGGACGACCACGCCCATCTCATGACCAGTGCAATCCAACCACAAGTAGTGGTCCTAACCAACGTGGCACTGGACCACATTAGCCTGGTGAATTCTCTGGAAGAAGCATCAAAAGAAATTTCAGGCACATTGAAAGGATTCAAAGGGAATTATGTGGTTTTAAATTGTGACGATCCACTAATACGTAACATGCAGAGTCTGGTTTCACCAGAAAAAAAGGTTATATTCTATGGCTCAGGATCCAATGTTGAATTCCATGAAGAAGGAATCTTCCACAAAGGAAAACTACTCATCCCCCTGGAAGATCTTCCATTTAAAAGTCCTCATTTCATCCAGAACACTCTTGCAGCAGTGAGCACAGTACTTGCTCTTGAAATTAATCCCGAAATCATCATAAAAGCAGTTAAATCTTATAATCCCTTAAAACGCAGGTTCACGGTACTGGGAACTGAGCCACTCATTATTGATGACTTCGCACACAACCCCCAGGGAATAAAAGCCACCATTAACAGTGCAGCTGATCTGACTTCCGGAAATCTTCATGTGGTTTGTGCCATTAGGGGTTCCAGAGGAAACTCACTTAACAAATTAAACGCTCAGGCTGTTGCTGATTCTGTTAAAAATCTCAACTGTAACTTAATATTGACCAGTAGCCAGGATGTGGTGGATAGTGCTAACTGGGTTAAAACTTCTGAGAAAAAGGTATTTATAGATGTACTGCAAAAGGAAGGAATCAATTACATCCATTATGAAACTCTGGTAGATGCATTAAAAAAAGCTTTAAAATCATCCCATAAAAGGGATAGCATACTTCTTATCGGTGCTCAGGGCATGGACCCCGCATCATATGTTTTAAAAAGTATAACTGTCGAATAA
- a CDS encoding Mur ligase family protein, with translation MSTDMDKHSSEVEKIPQKRMETYGVIGVCGVVGNLAARVLMDHGHHVICTDIHSSNNCPFLYTLNDYNTQIYLNEHPEAFFKSSDYIIPPPSLKKTSKLFHRIEDSSAQLMEVEDLLKQITPNKPVICITGTNGKTTTTTLLKHFCYNAGLKPTEHGFMTLQGNIEYIPPLQCRLAGDIAVVETGTEGNTGDLKFIMDRCHPSCGVITNINPDHLNNGHDFMHYSLIKGELLEELKGKTVVVNGDDPTIMALISKMDYQGKLVTFGVEHEVQGESKKECWCGEEVILHETVSGVGYYECQCGLKRTIPDYLATNIRGNSFILQTHDKKIEMEMGITGLHNVYNALGAIAVGHELLKMPLEDIKKYLITFKGVPGRLEYIYESENLDLIVDYGHNPSGVETVLRELHKTYDKLAVVITISSESGKTGDTDIIMRAMSNADFIIPASYYSRLASEKYISSEKIITPSVEPEKFREGTLGATREQVIEGFKKGLECDADAVVCMGEAAVKYKEDIKIWINSRDNLIDLQD, from the coding sequence ATGAGTACAGATATGGACAAGCATTCATCTGAGGTGGAAAAAATTCCTCAAAAAAGAATGGAAACCTACGGAGTTATTGGTGTGTGTGGCGTTGTGGGTAACCTGGCTGCCAGAGTCCTTATGGATCATGGTCATCATGTAATATGCACTGACATTCATAGTTCCAATAATTGCCCATTCCTTTATACTTTAAATGATTATAACACCCAAATTTACCTGAATGAACATCCAGAAGCGTTTTTTAAGTCATCAGATTATATAATACCACCACCCAGCCTCAAAAAAACTTCGAAATTGTTCCACAGGATAGAAGACAGCTCGGCTCAGCTTATGGAAGTGGAGGATCTCCTGAAACAGATTACCCCAAATAAACCAGTTATCTGCATCACTGGAACCAACGGTAAAACTACCACCACCACCCTCCTGAAGCATTTCTGTTATAATGCCGGATTAAAACCAACAGAACATGGTTTCATGACTCTTCAGGGGAATATTGAGTACATCCCACCATTACAATGCAGATTGGCTGGAGATATTGCAGTGGTGGAAACTGGTACTGAAGGGAATACAGGGGATTTGAAGTTCATAATGGACAGATGCCATCCTTCCTGCGGGGTTATAACCAACATAAACCCGGATCACCTGAACAACGGACATGACTTCATGCATTACAGTCTTATTAAGGGGGAACTCTTAGAAGAGCTTAAGGGCAAAACTGTAGTGGTTAATGGAGATGATCCTACCATTATGGCACTTATCTCCAAGATGGATTATCAGGGGAAATTGGTAACTTTTGGAGTTGAACACGAAGTTCAGGGCGAAAGTAAGAAGGAATGCTGGTGTGGGGAAGAAGTCATACTGCACGAAACAGTTTCAGGAGTAGGATACTATGAGTGCCAGTGTGGTTTAAAACGTACTATTCCAGATTATCTGGCCACAAATATCCGTGGTAACAGTTTTATTCTGCAAACCCATGATAAGAAGATTGAAATGGAAATGGGGATCACTGGACTGCACAATGTTTACAATGCCCTGGGAGCTATTGCAGTGGGCCATGAATTGTTGAAAATGCCCCTTGAAGACATTAAAAAATATCTCATAACATTTAAAGGGGTTCCGGGACGTTTAGAATACATTTATGAAAGTGAAAATCTGGATTTAATTGTTGATTATGGGCACAATCCCTCTGGAGTGGAAACAGTACTCAGAGAGCTCCATAAAACTTATGATAAACTAGCAGTAGTCATAACCATATCATCAGAATCAGGAAAGACTGGGGATACGGATATTATCATGCGAGCAATGTCCAACGCCGATTTTATTATACCTGCCTCTTATTACTCCCGACTGGCTTCAGAAAAATATATTTCATCTGAAAAGATCATAACACCCTCTGTAGAACCTGAAAAATTCCGTGAGGGAACCCTGGGAGCCACCAGAGAACAAGTGATAGAAGGCTTTAAAAAAGGATTAGAATGTGATGCAGATGCCGTGGTATGTATGGGTGAAGCTGCGGTGAAATACAAGGAAGATATTAAAATTTGGATAAATTCAAGGGATAATTTGATAGATTTACAAGATTAA
- a CDS encoding DUF356 domain-containing protein has protein sequence MTLILIRAENQTKILNSLADIERHAGLKINGTPRIMENSMADKYAQSILNAKLRSRSKIAVVVSVQEDATRSILQIKKIHPPAHILVISKEYTQWEKIKKIFNTLPPLKGYYSAKNPNLKKPRKK, from the coding sequence ATGACTTTGATACTAATTCGTGCTGAAAACCAGACTAAAATTCTTAACAGCCTGGCAGATATTGAAAGACATGCAGGACTCAAGATCAATGGGACCCCTAGAATTATGGAAAATAGCATGGCGGATAAATATGCACAGAGCATATTAAATGCTAAATTAAGGTCTAGATCTAAAATTGCGGTTGTAGTATCAGTTCAGGAAGATGCAACTCGCAGTATTCTCCAGATAAAAAAAATACACCCCCCAGCGCATATACTGGTTATAAGCAAAGAGTATACTCAATGGGAAAAGATAAAAAAGATTTTCAATACCCTTCCCCCACTTAAAGGGTATTATTCTGCTAAAAACCCAAATCTGAAAAAACCGAGGAAAAAATAA